One window of the Anaeromyxobacter dehalogenans 2CP-C genome contains the following:
- a CDS encoding helix-hairpin-helix domain-containing protein: MPRRVALALVLSAVLLPSRFRVQVESPPARPACAPAGRGVPPRHWLGCAADPGDRRPLAADERLVLALPLDPNTAGARELAHVPGLSRRLAEAVVRSREQDGPFRTADDLRRVRGIGPRRLEQARGALRIEAAP; this comes from the coding sequence ATGCCACGCCGCGTCGCGCTCGCCCTGGTGCTCTCCGCCGTCCTGCTGCCCTCGCGCTTCCGCGTCCAGGTGGAGTCCCCGCCCGCGCGGCCGGCCTGCGCGCCCGCCGGCCGCGGCGTGCCGCCGCGCCACTGGCTCGGCTGCGCCGCGGACCCGGGGGACCGCCGCCCGCTCGCGGCGGACGAGCGCCTGGTCCTGGCCCTGCCCCTCGACCCGAACACCGCCGGCGCGCGCGAGCTGGCCCACGTCCCCGGGCTCTCCCGGCGGCTGGCCGAGGCGGTGGTGCGCAGCCGGGAGCAGGACGGGCCGTTCCGCACGGCCGACGACCTCCGCCGCGTGCGCGGTATCGGCCCCCGGCGCCTGGAGCAGGCGCGCGGCGCGCTCCGGATCGAGGCAGCGCCGTAG
- a CDS encoding glycosyltransferase family 2 protein, which produces MEAIFWLALALVAFTYAGYPLVLAVWDGAREALAAVRFVSGGDDRRGRATEGWPTVTLLFSAFDEEAWIRRKIENCLALDYPPDRLEILVGCDGCTDRTAEIAREVGGSRVKVHALSPRAGKASVLSRLVPQARGDLVVLTDANVMLERGALRALARRFREPGVGAVVGRLRLFNPTRREFEESLYWKYETAIKYYEGKHGCVLGANGGIYAIRRILFSPLPPDTIVDDFVIPVRIAARGWEVPFEPEAVAFEETTEDAGHEFGRRARIGAGNWQALARVPELLDPRTGFLCFAFVSHKLLRWSAPFLLAAAAVANGLLAAAPGAWGYRALLLAQAAFYGLALAGRHGAVGLRGPVRRLASLAHYFVAMNAALAVGLWRFLRRSQRAAWQRTERAGPSVPAA; this is translated from the coding sequence ATGGAAGCGATCTTCTGGCTCGCGCTCGCCCTCGTCGCGTTCACCTACGCCGGGTACCCGCTCGTGCTCGCCGTCTGGGACGGGGCGCGCGAGGCCCTCGCCGCCGTCCGGTTCGTGTCCGGCGGCGACGATCGCCGGGGCCGCGCCACCGAGGGGTGGCCCACCGTGACGCTGCTGTTCTCGGCCTTCGACGAGGAGGCCTGGATCCGGCGGAAGATCGAGAACTGCCTCGCGCTCGACTACCCGCCGGATCGCCTCGAGATCCTGGTGGGCTGCGACGGGTGCACCGACCGCACCGCCGAGATCGCGCGGGAGGTGGGCGGCTCGAGGGTGAAGGTGCACGCGCTGTCGCCGCGCGCAGGGAAGGCGAGCGTCCTCTCGCGGCTGGTGCCGCAGGCGCGCGGCGACCTGGTGGTGCTCACCGACGCGAACGTGATGCTGGAGCGGGGCGCGCTGCGCGCGCTGGCGCGGCGCTTCCGCGAGCCCGGCGTGGGCGCGGTGGTGGGGCGGCTGCGGCTGTTCAACCCGACCCGCCGCGAGTTCGAGGAGAGCCTCTACTGGAAGTACGAGACCGCCATCAAGTACTACGAGGGCAAGCACGGCTGCGTGCTGGGCGCGAACGGCGGCATCTACGCCATCCGCCGCATCCTGTTCTCCCCGCTGCCGCCCGACACCATCGTGGACGACTTCGTCATCCCGGTGCGGATTGCTGCCCGGGGCTGGGAGGTGCCGTTCGAGCCGGAGGCGGTCGCGTTCGAGGAGACCACCGAGGACGCCGGGCACGAGTTCGGGCGGCGCGCGCGCATCGGGGCGGGCAACTGGCAGGCGCTGGCGCGGGTGCCGGAGCTGCTCGACCCGCGCACCGGGTTCCTGTGCTTCGCGTTCGTCTCGCACAAGCTGCTGCGGTGGTCGGCGCCGTTCCTGCTCGCCGCCGCGGCGGTGGCGAACGGCCTGCTCGCCGCCGCGCCGGGGGCGTGGGGCTACCGGGCGCTGCTGCTCGCGCAGGCGGCGTTCTACGGCCTCGCGCTGGCGGGCCGGCACGGGGCGGTGGGGCTGCGGGGCCCGGTGCGCCGGCTCGCCTCCCTGGCGCACTACTTCGTCGCCATGAACGCCGCCCTGGCGGTGGGGCTGTGGCGGTTCCTGCGCCGCAGCCAGCGCGCCGCCTGGCAGCGCACCGAGCGCGCTGGGCCGAGCGTCCCGGCGGCTTGA
- a CDS encoding C40 family peptidase, which produces MSPLRTLPVALAGLLAACAGPMRAARDNPLPPPAQGRAGIREPDAGPARGVAPVHARAASRPLPRALAVERAVATAARLVGAREIAVDGDGFGEGCAALVRAAYAQAGAPLPADADPRALHALARDRGVARRWAPAAGDLAFLADRPGGPVEHVGLVESATRDGTAVVLHLTEHGVARIRVNLGKAWKVKGDDGRTVNDVLVVGGGRLPAGRLLVGYARLL; this is translated from the coding sequence ATGTCGCCGCTGCGCACGCTGCCCGTCGCGCTGGCCGGCCTGCTGGCCGCCTGCGCGGGCCCGATGCGCGCCGCCCGCGACAACCCCCTGCCCCCGCCCGCCCAGGGCCGGGCCGGCATCCGCGAACCGGATGCCGGCCCGGCTCGAGGTGTCGCGCCCGTCCACGCGCGCGCGGCCTCCCGGCCGCTGCCGCGCGCGCTCGCGGTGGAGCGCGCCGTCGCCACGGCGGCGCGCCTGGTGGGCGCCAGGGAGATCGCGGTGGACGGGGACGGGTTCGGCGAGGGCTGCGCCGCGCTGGTCCGCGCCGCCTACGCGCAGGCCGGCGCCCCGCTCCCGGCGGACGCCGACCCTCGGGCGCTCCACGCGCTGGCCCGCGACCGCGGCGTCGCGAGGCGCTGGGCCCCCGCGGCCGGCGACCTGGCGTTCCTGGCCGATCGGCCGGGCGGGCCGGTCGAGCACGTCGGCCTGGTCGAGTCGGCGACCCGGGACGGCACCGCCGTGGTGCTCCACCTCACCGAGCACGGCGTGGCCCGGATCCGCGTGAACCTCGGCAAGGCCTGGAAGGTGAAGGGCGACGACGGCCGGACCGTGAACGACGTGCTGGTGGTCGGCGGCGGGCGCCTCCCCGCCGGGCGGCTGCTGGTGGGCTACGCCAGGCTGCTCTGA
- a CDS encoding terminase small subunit, giving the protein MAPRLRKAEVALTAKQLRFVQEYPVDLCGAKAAVRAGYSPRTADRIASRLLRHPRIAALLADHAAQVGARLDLTVKRLEEELARVAYFDLRELFDDRGQLLALEDMPENARRAVASIEIEDLFEGRGRSRERVGVVRKVKLWSKTEALRLGFQRLGALVERHEVAVADMAVREVSDAEWEMLAILTHHVVPTVAAPGAQPELPAACPSSGEAAPEPAVQVTYLQPQDGDTDA; this is encoded by the coding sequence ATGGCGCCCAGGTTGAGAAAAGCTGAGGTCGCGCTCACCGCGAAGCAGCTACGGTTCGTCCAGGAGTACCCGGTGGACCTCTGCGGCGCGAAGGCCGCCGTGCGCGCCGGCTACTCGCCACGCACGGCCGATCGCATCGCGTCGCGCCTCCTCCGCCACCCGCGCATCGCCGCCCTGTTGGCCGATCACGCCGCCCAGGTCGGCGCCAGGCTCGACCTCACGGTGAAGCGGCTCGAGGAGGAACTCGCCCGGGTCGCGTACTTCGACCTCCGCGAGCTCTTCGACGACCGCGGCCAGCTCCTCGCCCTCGAGGACATGCCGGAGAACGCCCGGCGCGCCGTTGCCTCGATCGAGATCGAGGACCTCTTCGAAGGGCGCGGCCGCAGCCGCGAGCGGGTCGGCGTGGTCCGGAAAGTCAAGCTCTGGTCCAAGACCGAGGCGCTCCGCCTCGGCTTTCAGCGCCTGGGTGCCCTGGTCGAGCGCCACGAAGTCGCGGTCGCCGACATGGCCGTGCGCGAGGTCTCCGACGCCGAGTGGGAGATGCTCGCGATCCTGACCCACCACGTGGTGCCGACCGTCGCCGCTCCGGGTGCGCAGCCGGAGCTGCCGGCGGCGTGCCCCTCATCCGGCGAGGCCGCACCCGAGCCGGCCGTGCAGGTCACGTACCTTCAGCCGCAGGACGGAGACACGGATGCCTGA
- a CDS encoding amidohydrolase, with translation MDDLLVVGTLHTLDPARPRAGAALIRDGRFLCVGEPAACAARAAPGARRLDLGGGSAVPGLVDAHGHVLGLARARREVRCEGAASAEACAARVAERARATPAGRWIRGRGWDQNRWPGGAFPDAAPLTRAAPDHPVVLFRVDGHACWVNGAALAAAGIGPATADPPGGRILRDAGQPTGVLIDAAMDLVVARLPRPGPAELEELLLAGLDELAGLGLTGVHDAGVEPDVLDAYRRLAGAGRLPLRVYAMIDGLAPRPALDAELARWRGTGALGGRLEVRAVKLFADGALGSRGAALLDDYADDPGNRGLLLTAPDELRARLDAVIRAGMQPAVHAIGDRAVREVLRAFRDAGPALRPLRPRVEHLQIVQPADLPLLAETGAVASMQPVHAASDAAWVAARLGEGTERLRGAYAWRSAAAAGAVLAFGSDFPIESPDPRAGLYAAEARRGPDGAPFQPQEAVSREAALRAFTSGAAWAGFAEGRRGTIREGMDADLTAFDADLLAVPAEALPDLRLAATIVGGRVVAGQSSLA, from the coding sequence ATGGACGATCTGCTGGTGGTCGGCACGCTGCACACGCTCGACCCGGCGCGCCCCCGCGCCGGGGCGGCGCTGATCCGCGACGGCCGCTTCCTGTGCGTGGGCGAGCCGGCGGCGTGCGCCGCCCGCGCCGCCCCCGGGGCGCGCCGGCTCGACCTGGGCGGCGGGAGCGCCGTGCCGGGCCTGGTGGACGCGCACGGGCACGTGCTCGGCCTCGCCCGCGCGCGCCGCGAGGTCCGCTGCGAGGGGGCGGCGAGCGCCGAGGCCTGCGCGGCGCGGGTGGCCGAGCGCGCCCGCGCCACGCCGGCGGGGCGCTGGATCCGGGGCCGCGGCTGGGACCAGAACCGCTGGCCCGGGGGCGCGTTCCCCGACGCCGCGCCGCTCACGCGCGCGGCGCCGGATCACCCGGTGGTGCTGTTCCGCGTGGACGGGCACGCCTGCTGGGTGAACGGCGCGGCGCTCGCCGCCGCCGGCATCGGCCCCGCGACCGCGGATCCGCCGGGGGGACGGATCCTCCGCGACGCGGGCCAGCCCACCGGCGTGCTGATCGACGCCGCCATGGACCTCGTCGTCGCGCGGCTGCCGCGGCCCGGGCCGGCGGAGCTGGAGGAGCTGCTGCTCGCCGGCCTGGACGAGCTGGCCGGCCTCGGGCTCACCGGCGTGCACGACGCCGGGGTCGAGCCGGACGTCCTCGACGCCTACCGGCGCCTCGCCGGGGCGGGCCGCCTGCCGCTGCGCGTGTACGCCATGATCGACGGGCTGGCGCCGCGCCCGGCGCTGGACGCGGAGCTGGCCCGGTGGCGGGGAACGGGCGCGCTGGGCGGCCGGCTCGAGGTGCGGGCGGTGAAGCTGTTCGCGGACGGCGCGCTGGGCAGCCGCGGCGCCGCGCTGCTCGACGACTACGCCGACGACCCGGGGAACCGCGGCCTCCTGCTCACCGCGCCGGACGAGCTGCGGGCGCGCCTCGACGCGGTGATCCGGGCCGGGATGCAGCCCGCCGTCCACGCGATCGGCGACCGGGCGGTGCGCGAGGTGCTCCGGGCGTTCCGCGACGCCGGCCCCGCCTTGCGCCCGCTCCGCCCGCGCGTCGAGCACCTCCAGATCGTCCAGCCCGCGGACCTGCCGCTCCTCGCCGAGACCGGCGCCGTCGCCTCGATGCAGCCGGTCCACGCCGCGAGCGACGCCGCCTGGGTGGCGGCGCGGCTGGGGGAGGGGACCGAGCGGCTGCGCGGCGCCTACGCCTGGCGCAGCGCGGCCGCGGCCGGGGCGGTGCTGGCGTTCGGCTCGGACTTCCCCATCGAGTCGCCCGATCCGCGCGCCGGGCTGTACGCCGCCGAGGCGCGCCGGGGCCCGGACGGCGCGCCGTTCCAGCCGCAGGAGGCGGTCTCGCGCGAGGCGGCGCTGCGGGCGTTCACCTCCGGTGCGGCCTGGGCCGGGTTCGCCGAGGGGCGCCGCGGGACGATCCGCGAGGGGATGGACGCGGACCTCACCGCGTTCGACGCCGACCTGCTCGCGGTCCCGGCGGAGGCGCTGCCGGACCTCCGCCTCGCCGCGACGATCGTCGGCGGACGGGTCGTCGCCGGTCAGAGCAGCCTGGCGTAG
- a CDS encoding SCP2 sterol-binding domain-containing protein yields the protein MRFGSREWIDALVAALNAQPGLAPALRGLGTTAALVVEADPPAWPRTVAAWAEQRGGRIARWRLLADEDEILELEPDYVIRAPYGTVKAILRGADAVQAALSGRVTVEGDLEALIRRAQHRGVVDAALAAVQTELP from the coding sequence ATGCGGTTCGGCTCGCGCGAGTGGATCGACGCGCTCGTGGCGGCGCTCAACGCGCAGCCCGGCCTCGCGCCCGCGCTCCGCGGCCTGGGCACGACCGCGGCGCTGGTGGTGGAGGCCGACCCGCCCGCGTGGCCCCGCACCGTGGCCGCCTGGGCGGAGCAGCGCGGCGGGCGCATCGCGCGCTGGCGACTGCTCGCCGACGAGGACGAGATCCTCGAGCTCGAGCCGGATTACGTGATCCGTGCGCCGTACGGGACGGTGAAGGCGATCCTCCGCGGCGCGGACGCGGTGCAGGCGGCGCTGTCGGGCCGGGTGACGGTCGAGGGGGACCTCGAGGCCCTCATCCGCCGCGCCCAGCACCGCGGGGTGGTGGACGCGGCGCTGGCGGCGGTGCAGACGGAGCTTCCGTAG
- a CDS encoding zinc-ribbon domain-containing protein, with protein MLIRCERCSTLYELDEALLAPEGSAVQCTRCQHVFTARPPEAARPAASPASAPEPPAAPPPPAPPPSPEPEAAPEPPRAAPRTYAPEPSRAIRSGPAVYKPQPSQAAVTRAPVLRKDTVGTFEARLRWSARRKWLIPLVVAAVAVVAAAGWLLLSRRHAPEAGRLRAEGLALMALDDATSLDQARARFEEALRLAPRDRAPEADLAAAEILRAAELGEGATALQLRAAARAAERDRLRTEQQPGWEAAEQAAGAEADGLAADARAQAERARTLAAGAAEALGRLQGAHAAPAEVARAQALLAAWSGDRAALERAAAEARKLLPGDPWLALAEAALDARAHDRGAQERAAAALSALLAHDPEILRARLLLARTQGALGRRQEAIGTLDGLLAANPRHEGALTLRAKLAAAAAPEPATPSGFLPLPAPGRAGAPGAQAGQGAPAAGNGAPAPRNGVAQRPAGSTPAPAPASAGPTAPRPSAAPAPAPSAPAPAGAAPSASPATAPSAPPAGAPPRPRPRPAPTPEPVEFGGGH; from the coding sequence TTGCTGATCCGATGCGAACGCTGCTCGACGCTCTACGAGCTCGACGAGGCGCTGCTCGCGCCCGAGGGCTCCGCGGTCCAGTGCACGCGCTGCCAGCACGTGTTCACCGCGCGTCCGCCGGAGGCCGCCCGTCCGGCCGCGAGCCCCGCATCGGCCCCCGAGCCCCCGGCCGCGCCGCCGCCGCCCGCACCGCCGCCGTCCCCGGAGCCCGAGGCCGCGCCGGAGCCGCCGCGCGCCGCGCCCCGTACGTACGCGCCCGAGCCCTCCCGCGCGATCCGGTCCGGACCCGCGGTGTACAAGCCGCAGCCCTCCCAGGCGGCGGTGACCCGGGCGCCCGTGCTGCGCAAGGACACCGTCGGCACGTTCGAGGCCCGGCTTCGGTGGAGCGCCCGGCGCAAGTGGCTCATCCCGCTGGTCGTCGCCGCCGTGGCGGTGGTGGCGGCCGCGGGGTGGCTGCTGCTCTCGCGCCGCCACGCGCCGGAGGCCGGACGGCTCCGCGCCGAGGGGCTGGCGCTCATGGCGCTCGACGACGCCACCAGCCTGGACCAGGCGCGCGCCCGCTTCGAGGAGGCGCTGCGCCTCGCGCCGCGGGATCGCGCGCCCGAGGCGGACCTCGCCGCGGCGGAGATCCTGCGCGCCGCCGAGCTGGGGGAGGGCGCCACCGCGCTGCAGCTGCGCGCCGCGGCGCGCGCGGCCGAGCGGGATCGGCTGCGCACCGAGCAGCAGCCCGGCTGGGAGGCCGCCGAGCAGGCGGCGGGCGCCGAGGCGGACGGCCTCGCCGCCGACGCCCGGGCGCAGGCCGAGCGGGCGCGCACGCTCGCCGCCGGCGCGGCGGAGGCGCTCGGGAGGCTGCAGGGAGCGCACGCCGCGCCCGCGGAGGTGGCCCGGGCCCAGGCGCTGCTCGCGGCGTGGTCCGGCGATCGCGCCGCGCTCGAGCGCGCCGCGGCCGAGGCGCGCAAGCTGCTCCCCGGCGACCCCTGGCTCGCGCTGGCCGAGGCGGCGCTCGACGCGCGCGCGCACGATCGCGGCGCGCAGGAGCGGGCCGCGGCCGCGCTGTCGGCGCTGCTCGCGCACGACCCGGAGATCCTGCGGGCCCGGCTCCTGCTGGCGCGCACGCAGGGCGCGCTCGGGCGGCGCCAGGAGGCGATCGGGACGCTCGACGGCCTGCTGGCGGCGAACCCCCGCCACGAGGGCGCGCTCACGCTCCGCGCGAAGCTCGCCGCCGCGGCCGCGCCCGAGCCGGCCACCCCGTCCGGCTTCCTCCCGCTGCCTGCGCCCGGGCGGGCCGGCGCGCCGGGCGCGCAGGCCGGGCAGGGGGCGCCCGCGGCTGGGAACGGCGCGCCCGCGCCGCGGAACGGCGTTGCCCAGCGCCCGGCCGGATCCACGCCCGCCCCGGCCCCCGCATCCGCCGGGCCCACCGCGCCCAGGCCCTCGGCGGCGCCCGCGCCGGCACCGTCCGCGCCGGCTCCCGCGGGCGCGGCGCCCTCGGCGAGCCCCGCCACCGCCCCGTCCGCGCCGCCGGCGGGCGCGCCGCCCCGCCCGCGCCCCCGCCCGGCGCCGACGCCGGAGCCGGTGGAGTTCGGCGGGGGGCACTAG
- a CDS encoding ATP-dependent helicase: MSRHYQLKAASPPARALNYQGLLNDQQIAVVEAGDGPILVIAGAGSGKTRTLTWRVARLVADGVAPEGILLLTFTNKAAREMLRRVEEVCRVDTRRISGGTFHHVAHEVLREHAAELGYQRGYSILDREDSRDVMTAAIAECGLAVGARRFPKADVLIDLVSMAVNTQTPLADVLADRRPQFVALTDDVLRVARRYAERKHALNAMDFDDLLLNWKILLAEREHVRRALAGRYRHVLVDEYQDTNRLQGDVVDLIAAEHRNLCVVGDDAQSIYSFRGAHFANILEFEKRYPDARRFDLTVNYRSTPQILSLANASIAANVRQFEKELSSVRRDGTLPAVVPCRDVQQQAAFVAQRVLELRDEGIPLPEIAVLYRAHHHSMEIQFELARRGIPFVVRSGVRFFEAAHVKDVLAHLRFARNPGDELALKRCLKITPGVGTATADAVWSAFSLRRSRGRGAVDELLAPDVASHVPAKGRAGYTRLAQLLRALSRPPTSDLPGEAIEKVLDGGYEEYLRAEFLNADQRVEDVQQLAQYARGYEDTEAFLSEIALLTEISAETVSEGGEPDEKMILSSVHQAKGLEWRAVFVVWLADGRFPSAQALKDTDGEEEERRLFYVASTRAKDELYLTYPVVAAPRDRERVVMKASRFLEELPAEPELFERWQLDDPGLPAALGAAPPATGLPPRDPSVVPALFGEPSPRRGPVPADAAAEPGGGDPDGGDDVPF, encoded by the coding sequence ATGTCCCGGCATTACCAGCTCAAGGCGGCCTCCCCGCCCGCCCGCGCGCTCAACTACCAGGGGCTCCTGAACGACCAGCAGATCGCCGTCGTCGAGGCGGGCGACGGGCCGATCCTGGTGATCGCCGGCGCGGGCTCCGGCAAGACGCGCACGCTCACCTGGCGCGTGGCGCGGCTGGTCGCGGACGGCGTCGCGCCGGAGGGCATCCTCCTCCTCACCTTCACCAACAAGGCGGCGCGCGAGATGCTGCGGCGGGTGGAGGAGGTCTGCCGGGTGGACACCCGCCGCATCTCCGGCGGCACGTTCCACCACGTGGCGCACGAGGTGCTGCGCGAGCACGCGGCGGAGCTGGGCTACCAGCGCGGCTACTCCATCCTCGACCGCGAGGACTCGCGCGACGTGATGACCGCGGCCATCGCGGAGTGCGGGCTGGCGGTGGGCGCGCGCCGCTTCCCGAAGGCGGACGTCCTCATCGACCTCGTCTCGATGGCGGTGAACACGCAGACGCCGCTCGCCGACGTCCTCGCCGACCGGCGCCCGCAGTTCGTGGCGCTCACCGACGACGTGCTGCGGGTGGCCCGGCGGTACGCGGAGCGCAAGCACGCGCTCAACGCGATGGACTTCGACGACCTGCTGCTCAACTGGAAGATCCTGCTCGCCGAGCGCGAGCACGTCCGCCGCGCGCTGGCGGGGCGCTACCGCCACGTGCTGGTGGACGAGTACCAGGACACGAACCGGCTCCAGGGCGACGTGGTGGACCTCATCGCCGCCGAGCACCGGAACCTGTGCGTGGTGGGCGACGACGCGCAGAGCATCTACTCGTTCCGCGGGGCCCACTTCGCGAACATCCTCGAGTTCGAGAAGCGCTACCCGGACGCGCGGCGCTTCGACCTCACGGTCAACTACCGCTCCACCCCGCAGATCCTCTCGCTCGCGAACGCCTCGATCGCCGCGAACGTCCGGCAGTTCGAGAAGGAGCTGTCGAGCGTGCGGCGCGACGGGACGCTCCCGGCGGTCGTGCCCTGCCGCGACGTGCAGCAGCAGGCGGCGTTCGTGGCGCAGCGCGTGCTGGAGCTGCGCGACGAGGGCATCCCGCTCCCGGAGATCGCGGTGCTGTACCGCGCGCACCACCACTCGATGGAGATCCAGTTCGAGCTGGCGCGGCGCGGGATCCCGTTCGTGGTCCGCAGCGGCGTCCGCTTCTTCGAGGCCGCGCACGTGAAGGACGTGCTCGCCCACCTGCGCTTCGCGCGGAACCCCGGCGACGAGCTGGCGCTGAAGCGCTGCCTCAAGATCACCCCCGGCGTCGGCACCGCCACCGCGGACGCGGTGTGGAGCGCGTTCTCGCTGCGGCGCAGCCGCGGGCGCGGCGCCGTGGACGAGCTGCTCGCGCCGGACGTCGCCTCGCACGTGCCGGCCAAGGGGCGCGCCGGCTACACCCGGCTCGCCCAGCTCCTGCGCGCGCTCTCGCGCCCGCCCACCTCCGACCTGCCCGGCGAGGCCATCGAGAAGGTGCTGGACGGCGGCTACGAGGAGTACCTGCGGGCCGAGTTCCTGAACGCCGACCAGCGCGTCGAGGACGTCCAGCAGCTCGCGCAGTACGCGCGCGGCTACGAGGACACCGAGGCGTTCCTCTCCGAGATCGCGCTCCTCACCGAGATCTCGGCCGAGACCGTGTCGGAGGGCGGCGAGCCCGACGAGAAGATGATCCTCTCGTCGGTGCACCAGGCGAAGGGGCTCGAGTGGCGGGCGGTGTTCGTGGTCTGGCTCGCCGACGGCCGCTTCCCCTCGGCGCAGGCGCTGAAGGACACGGACGGCGAGGAGGAGGAGCGGCGGCTGTTCTACGTCGCGAGCACCCGCGCCAAGGACGAGCTGTACCTGACGTATCCGGTGGTCGCCGCGCCGCGGGACCGCGAGCGGGTGGTGATGAAGGCCTCGCGCTTCCTCGAGGAGCTGCCCGCCGAGCCGGAGCTGTTCGAGCGCTGGCAGCTCGACGATCCCGGCCTCCCGGCGGCGCTGGGCGCGGCGCCGCCGGCCACCGGGCTCCCGCCGCGCGACCCGAGCGTCGTCCCGGCGCTGTTCGGCGAGCCGTCGCCGCGGCGCGGGCCCGTCCCGGCCGACGCGGCGGCGGAGCCGGGCGGCGGGGACCCGGACGGCGGCGACGACGTGCCGTTCTAG
- a CDS encoding Hsp70 family protein, giving the protein MAGAREKPIIGIDLGTTNACVAYVRNRIPKVVPTDRGNLILPTVVALSDKGDVLVGGVAKDQLVTNPKNTIYGAKRLIGRKWNSKVVQELRNYYSYDIVEGPSGEAAVLLGGQVHTLPQISALVLAHIRTIAEAFLQKELAGAIISVPAYYSDAQRQAVREAGRIAGFEVKRIVNEPTAAALAYGFSRGLDQKVLVYDLGGGTFDVSVLQLSGNVFEVLATGGDTFLGGVDFDNRIIDYVLEDFWRQHKIDLAQSPIAMQRVKKGAESAKIDLSLIPNVVIDLPFIEERKGRPLDVRMPLSRHQLNELTLDLVERTFEICDQVMEEKGLRPQDIDEIILVGGQSRMPLVQQKIQEHFGKPPRKGVHPDECVALGAALLGDSIDQIDSVTLVDVLSMPIGIATPTGHFRKVLEKNTPIPASKSFRLPPPREPGQPIEIDIYQGDSDFLVDHEFLGSIRLPAAATGRRIDFKLDEECLLKVSFDDPVKGMTEIGLATRDTPEAMKRALAEEARRRQAAGEQAAAAAAGEERRGGLFGWLKRG; this is encoded by the coding sequence ATGGCAGGCGCGCGGGAAAAGCCCATCATCGGCATCGACCTCGGCACGACCAACGCGTGCGTCGCGTACGTGCGGAACCGCATCCCCAAGGTCGTCCCGACCGACCGCGGCAACCTGATCCTGCCGACCGTGGTGGCGCTGAGCGACAAGGGCGACGTGCTGGTGGGCGGGGTGGCGAAGGACCAGCTCGTCACCAACCCCAAGAACACCATCTACGGCGCGAAGCGGCTCATCGGCCGCAAGTGGAACTCCAAGGTCGTGCAGGAGCTGCGCAACTACTACTCGTACGACATCGTGGAGGGACCGAGCGGCGAGGCGGCCGTGCTGCTCGGCGGGCAGGTCCACACGCTCCCGCAGATCAGCGCGCTCGTGCTCGCGCACATCCGCACCATCGCCGAGGCGTTCCTGCAGAAGGAGCTGGCCGGGGCGATCATCTCGGTGCCGGCCTACTACTCCGACGCGCAGCGCCAGGCGGTCCGCGAGGCGGGGCGCATCGCCGGGTTCGAGGTGAAGCGCATCGTCAACGAGCCCACCGCGGCCGCGCTCGCCTACGGCTTCTCGCGCGGGCTCGACCAGAAGGTGCTGGTCTACGACCTGGGCGGCGGCACGTTCGACGTCTCGGTGCTCCAGCTCTCCGGCAACGTGTTCGAGGTGCTGGCCACCGGCGGCGACACGTTCCTGGGCGGCGTGGACTTCGACAACCGGATCATCGACTACGTGCTCGAGGACTTCTGGCGCCAGCACAAGATCGACCTGGCGCAGTCGCCCATCGCCATGCAGCGGGTGAAGAAGGGCGCGGAGTCCGCCAAGATCGATCTCTCGCTCATCCCGAACGTCGTCATCGACCTGCCGTTCATCGAGGAGCGCAAGGGGCGGCCGCTCGACGTGCGCATGCCGCTCTCGCGCCACCAGCTCAACGAGCTGACGCTCGACCTCGTCGAGCGCACCTTCGAGATCTGCGACCAGGTCATGGAGGAGAAGGGCCTGCGCCCGCAGGACATCGACGAGATCATCCTGGTGGGCGGCCAGAGCCGCATGCCGCTCGTGCAGCAGAAGATCCAGGAGCACTTCGGCAAGCCGCCGCGCAAGGGCGTCCACCCCGACGAGTGCGTGGCGCTCGGCGCCGCGCTGCTCGGCGACTCGATCGACCAGATCGACTCGGTGACGCTGGTGGACGTGCTCTCGATGCCCATCGGCATCGCCACCCCCACGGGCCACTTCCGCAAGGTGCTCGAGAAGAACACGCCCATCCCGGCGAGCAAGAGCTTCCGCCTGCCGCCGCCGCGCGAGCCCGGGCAGCCCATCGAGATCGACATCTACCAGGGCGACTCCGACTTCCTGGTGGACCACGAGTTCCTGGGCTCCATCCGCCTCCCCGCCGCCGCCACCGGCCGGCGCATCGACTTCAAGCTCGACGAGGAGTGCCTGCTGAAGGTGAGCTTCGACGACCCGGTGAAGGGCATGACCGAGATCGGCCTCGCCACGCGCGACACCCCCGAGGCCATGAAGCGGGCCCTGGCCGAGGAGGCGCGGCGGCGCCAGGCGGCGGGCGAGCAGGCCGCGGCCGCGGCGGCGGGCGAGGAGCGGCGCGGCGGGCTGTTCGGCTGGCTGAAGCGGGGCTAG